In Pseudomonas hamedanensis, a single window of DNA contains:
- a CDS encoding LuxR C-terminal-related transcriptional regulator — MTAMTPCLDRPGFLPRLASHHQPRARLCQPLLESQARVRLICAPAGSGKTALFTECLLKAPAGCETIWLPLAGVALSRTEFCQRLTRALGLSEDLGEARLLGTLAAWSRPAWLFIDDYSRLPNPALDALLDLLLTASSPALIFWISSRRRPQCNWPRLLLDDELYECERASLALTQDEVTSVLHHLPPEQAARVAAGILQSTGGWCAGARMALLQKCDWAQHLQPRQRVDTLLDYLQHELFASLTPEQAEAWRVLAHLPRFNAPLCEHLFGAGEGAQLLHDLQVLGCFIEPWHEAGDWLQVFPPLSRIMQASHWPCARSWHRRTCQWLTAAQDWRAAFEQALLAEEYETAVSLSQHLSCEDLYEDQTVVLLLRLHEHQSQELTLMTPHLIGLVTGALLFAGRFEQAAHCMAHLSRFMPQPAAQLEQQLLARWQAQQGWLLHLQGRMAAARACFQEALAALAPDAWQARVLCLSGLTQQALLCGELDQAHAINREALCLARAQGSLLFEAVLELDHAQWLEQRGAPVRAESLLMDIEQLLRQRRVVPTPLLGRIALRRGRLALCMGREERAAQLFTQGLEACLRSADKRVLYGYLGQAQLAGNRGDYAGAFERLREAERVMQQRQIPDTVYRGVVLQISSQFWLQQGRPQLAHEALARLLRHYRGPSALQAPPATFELITRVEYLLACASAQLNPDENALPTLERLLEQAQAKGLLTMETELLLAAVQLAELNGDSALAQQALQRARMLVERCHLHQAMREWQLRRGSAGTESVTAVAAPQSESSKLAPCLSRRECEVLMLIAQGASNQQVAEQLFISLHTVKTHARRINGKLGVERRTQAVAKAKAMGILD; from the coding sequence ATGACCGCCATGACTCCGTGCCTGGATCGCCCCGGATTTCTCCCCAGGCTTGCTTCCCATCATCAGCCGCGCGCGCGTCTGTGCCAGCCATTGCTTGAGTCGCAGGCACGGGTCCGGCTGATTTGCGCGCCCGCCGGCAGCGGCAAAACCGCGCTATTCACCGAGTGCCTGCTTAAGGCCCCGGCAGGCTGCGAGACGATCTGGTTACCGCTGGCCGGCGTGGCGCTCAGCCGTACAGAATTCTGCCAGCGACTGACCCGCGCGCTCGGGCTGAGTGAAGACCTTGGCGAGGCGCGGCTGTTGGGGACGCTGGCGGCGTGGTCCAGGCCTGCCTGGCTGTTTATCGATGACTACAGCCGTCTGCCGAATCCGGCGCTGGATGCTCTGCTTGATCTGCTACTGACGGCCAGCAGCCCGGCGCTGATCTTCTGGATCAGCAGCCGGCGTCGGCCACAGTGCAACTGGCCGCGCTTGTTGCTGGATGACGAGCTGTACGAATGCGAGCGCGCCAGCCTGGCCCTGACGCAAGATGAAGTTACCTCGGTGTTGCACCACTTGCCGCCAGAGCAGGCTGCCCGCGTCGCGGCCGGTATTCTCCAGAGCACCGGCGGCTGGTGCGCCGGTGCGCGCATGGCGCTGCTGCAAAAGTGCGACTGGGCGCAACACCTTCAGCCCCGGCAGCGTGTCGATACATTGCTCGATTATCTGCAACACGAACTGTTCGCCAGCCTGACGCCGGAGCAAGCCGAAGCATGGCGTGTGCTGGCTCATTTGCCGCGCTTCAACGCGCCGCTGTGTGAACACCTGTTTGGCGCCGGAGAGGGCGCGCAGCTGCTGCACGATCTGCAAGTACTCGGATGTTTTATCGAACCCTGGCACGAGGCGGGCGACTGGCTGCAGGTGTTCCCGCCATTGTCGCGAATCATGCAGGCGTCGCATTGGCCGTGCGCGCGCTCCTGGCATCGGCGAACCTGCCAATGGTTGACCGCGGCGCAGGATTGGCGGGCGGCCTTCGAGCAGGCGTTGCTGGCCGAAGAATACGAAACTGCCGTGAGCCTGTCGCAGCACCTGAGCTGTGAAGACCTGTATGAAGACCAGACGGTTGTCCTGTTGTTGCGATTACATGAGCACCAGAGCCAGGAGCTGACCCTGATGACCCCGCACTTGATCGGGCTGGTCACTGGCGCCTTGCTCTTTGCCGGTCGTTTCGAACAGGCCGCACACTGCATGGCTCACCTGTCACGCTTCATGCCACAGCCTGCGGCGCAGCTGGAACAGCAACTGCTGGCGCGCTGGCAGGCGCAACAAGGGTGGCTTTTGCACTTGCAAGGGCGTATGGCAGCGGCGCGCGCCTGCTTTCAGGAGGCGTTGGCCGCGTTGGCGCCCGATGCCTGGCAGGCGCGTGTGTTGTGCCTGTCGGGACTGACCCAGCAAGCATTACTGTGCGGTGAACTCGATCAGGCCCATGCCATCAACCGCGAGGCCTTGTGCCTGGCGCGTGCTCAGGGCTCCTTGCTGTTCGAGGCGGTGCTTGAACTTGACCATGCGCAATGGCTTGAACAGCGCGGAGCCCCTGTGCGGGCTGAAAGTCTGCTCATGGATATCGAGCAGTTACTGCGTCAGCGCAGGGTCGTCCCCACGCCGTTGCTTGGCCGCATTGCTTTACGGCGAGGGCGGCTGGCGCTGTGCATGGGGCGCGAAGAGCGGGCTGCGCAGTTGTTCACCCAAGGCCTTGAAGCTTGCTTGCGCAGTGCCGACAAGCGCGTGTTGTATGGTTATCTGGGCCAGGCTCAACTGGCGGGTAATCGCGGCGATTACGCCGGTGCGTTCGAACGCTTGCGTGAGGCCGAGAGGGTCATGCAGCAGCGACAGATTCCCGATACGGTCTATCGCGGCGTCGTGCTGCAAATCAGTAGCCAGTTCTGGTTGCAGCAAGGCCGACCGCAGCTGGCGCATGAGGCGTTGGCACGGCTGCTACGGCATTACCGCGGTCCGTCTGCGCTCCAGGCGCCACCCGCGACGTTCGAACTGATCACCCGTGTCGAATACCTGTTGGCCTGCGCCAGTGCGCAATTGAATCCAGACGAAAACGCTCTCCCGACTCTGGAACGGTTATTGGAGCAGGCCCAGGCCAAGGGCTTGCTGACCATGGAAACGGAATTACTGCTGGCCGCTGTGCAACTGGCAGAGTTGAACGGCGATAGCGCCTTGGCACAACAGGCATTGCAGCGGGCTCGAATGCTGGTTGAGCGCTGTCATTTGCATCAAGCCATGCGCGAATGGCAGTTACGCCGAGGCAGTGCTGGCACAGAGTCCGTCACGGCTGTTGCGGCGCCGCAGTCCGAGAGCAGTAAGCTGGCGCCGTGCCTGAGTCGCCGTGAGTGCGAAGTACTGATGTTGATTGCCCAAGGCGCATCGAATCAGCAAGTTGCAGAGCAACTTTTCATTTCCTTACATACAGTCAAGACCCACGCCCGGCGAATCAACGGGAAGTTGGGTGTGGAACGCCGG
- a CDS encoding DUF1329 domain-containing protein: MRKMILQCGVLALSLLAANVMAAVSPDEANKLGTSLTPLGAEKAGNADGSIPAWTGGIPKNAGAVDSKGFLADPFANEKPLFTITAANVDQYKSKLSDGQVAMFKRYPETYKIPVYPSHRTVAVPPEINESAKRSALNVTTINDGNGLANFTGNRYYAFPIPKNGVEVLWNHITRYHGGNLRRIITQVTPQTNGSYTPIRFEEEIAVPQLMKEIDPEKAANVLTFFKQSVTAPARLAGNVLLVHETLDQVKEPRLAWIYNAGQRRVRRAPQVAYDGPGTAADGLRTSDNFDMFSGAPDRYDWKLVGKKEMYIPYNSYKLDSPKLKYDDIVKAGHINQDLTRYELHRVWEVIGTVKPNERHIYAKRHMYIDEDSWQVALVDHYDGRGQLWRVAEGHAQFYYDHQTPAYTLEALYDIIAGRYIALGMKNEEKHSFEFGFEAKAADYTPSALRAEGVR; the protein is encoded by the coding sequence ATGCGCAAAATGATTCTGCAATGCGGGGTGTTGGCCCTGAGTCTGCTGGCGGCCAATGTGATGGCGGCGGTGTCGCCGGACGAAGCGAACAAACTCGGCACCAGCCTGACCCCGCTGGGTGCCGAGAAGGCCGGCAACGCTGACGGCTCGATTCCCGCGTGGACCGGGGGTATCCCGAAAAACGCCGGCGCGGTGGACAGCAAAGGCTTTCTCGCCGACCCGTTCGCCAATGAAAAACCACTGTTCACTATCACCGCAGCGAACGTCGATCAGTACAAAAGCAAGCTCTCCGATGGCCAGGTGGCGATGTTCAAGCGCTACCCCGAAACCTACAAGATCCCGGTCTACCCGAGCCACCGTACTGTCGCCGTGCCGCCGGAAATCAATGAATCGGCCAAGCGCAGTGCACTGAATGTGACCACCATCAACGACGGCAACGGCCTGGCCAATTTCACCGGCAACCGCTACTACGCCTTCCCGATTCCGAAGAATGGCGTCGAGGTGCTGTGGAACCACATTACCCGTTATCACGGCGGCAACCTGCGCCGGATCATCACCCAGGTCACGCCACAGACCAACGGCAGCTACACACCGATCCGCTTCGAAGAAGAGATCGCCGTGCCGCAACTGATGAAGGAAATCGACCCGGAAAAAGCCGCCAATGTGCTGACGTTCTTCAAACAGTCGGTGACCGCGCCGGCGCGCCTGGCGGGCAACGTGTTGCTGGTGCACGAAACCCTCGATCAGGTGAAGGAGCCACGGCTGGCCTGGATCTACAACGCCGGCCAGCGCCGGGTACGCCGTGCGCCGCAGGTAGCGTATGACGGGCCGGGTACGGCGGCGGACGGTCTGCGCACGTCGGATAACTTCGACATGTTCTCCGGCGCGCCGGATCGCTATGACTGGAAACTGGTCGGCAAGAAGGAAATGTACATCCCGTACAACAGCTACAAGCTCGACTCGCCGAAGCTCAAGTACGACGACATCGTCAAGGCCGGGCACATCAATCAGGACCTGACACGCTATGAGTTGCACCGCGTGTGGGAAGTGATCGGTACGGTCAAGCCCAACGAGCGGCATATCTACGCCAAGCGCCACATGTACATCGACGAGGACAGCTGGCAGGTCGCACTTGTCGACCACTACGACGGGCGCGGCCAGCTGTGGCGAGTAGCAGAGGGGCATGCTCAGTTCTATTACGATCACCAGACGCCGGCCTACACCCTTGAAGCGCTCTACGACATCATTGCCGGCCGCTACATTGCCCTGGGCATGAAGAACGAAGAGAAGCACAGCTTCGAATTCGGCTTCGAAGCCAAGGCCGCCGATTACACACCTTCGGCGTTACGCGCCGAGGGCGTGAGGTAA
- a CDS encoding S-type pyocin domain-containing protein: MKRINYSLMTLINQQWIIAFCAPVTHIQKDMNMQKPPPWELTEPVHTTAIAPDHINPARPSIGSHRYNGTFSTTRNSARYQPILQSHIGILEREFQTSTTQIPQTLEAQLAATRQEESTHPLPPAAAIIRELGVRNKLIQRKSAELQHQTHLSHGFYGSDPTNKSADQFLSRAQVVDKTLRPDGPGMTLWKQSYRAALQAKLLTRQLALLHEQQVNVHNWLAAVQANDHAQAAAAEAARQAAEQARIAAEQQRQRDIAEAARRQREQAEIRAREQARLAALAEQQRVAAEQARIAAEQKRLRDLVEAARLEQEQTEIRAREQVRLAALAEQRRLAAEQARAAAETARINAEAEAQEKVRTAALKAAQAEAEARAAAAEQSRLQAEMEQRIDATQQQSLHPAEMQQVYPASGPVASTAPAFSFASTAIRLSPATSSAILTAMRTALMTVTATGAALFGSPVLIGFAAVLMPSRLGNGERFAVSVPFSELSSESAQTLREIADRQGALEMAVGLGVRPSGIGAEVFVASTDNFHIRSSVLVLNAAYDLLNDVYELALPHSPTDFLTWTPATSPGDSSTESPMVDTDSPAYSGAPIVPLEGRLDLNPILVEGWERFIIVFPDDSGIAPLYVVFSDPYEGATVKGKYSGRGFNPEQAGGPILDLDWHTATITRSGIDAVKLHIARLDQSDANEIMIQRLERILSGDRELTDTDLRYYTHEIRELERFRAMQLTDDFKPDSGSPVWNNAHAATLEDYKLGSDEHVLYSPDAVRAGNSQTARIYEQLVKGTKQ; encoded by the coding sequence TTGAAACGCATCAACTATTCGCTGATGACGCTTATAAACCAGCAATGGATCATCGCGTTCTGCGCACCTGTCACGCACATTCAAAAGGATATGAATATGCAAAAGCCTCCGCCGTGGGAACTAACTGAACCTGTTCACACGACAGCTATCGCACCGGACCACATTAATCCCGCGAGGCCTTCAATAGGCAGCCATCGTTACAACGGCACTTTTAGTACGACTCGCAACTCCGCGCGTTATCAACCGATCCTGCAAAGTCACATCGGCATTCTGGAAAGAGAGTTCCAGACCAGTACCACCCAGATCCCCCAGACCCTTGAAGCGCAATTAGCCGCAACACGCCAGGAAGAGTCGACTCATCCACTACCACCGGCGGCCGCGATAATCCGTGAGCTTGGCGTGCGCAACAAACTTATCCAGCGTAAAAGCGCGGAACTGCAACATCAGACCCACCTGTCCCACGGTTTTTATGGAAGCGACCCCACCAATAAAAGCGCCGATCAATTTCTTTCCCGCGCACAGGTTGTTGATAAAACCCTAAGACCCGACGGGCCGGGCATGACGCTGTGGAAACAATCCTACCGCGCAGCCCTGCAAGCAAAACTGCTGACCCGGCAACTGGCGCTTTTGCACGAGCAGCAAGTCAACGTGCACAACTGGCTGGCTGCCGTGCAAGCCAACGACCATGCCCAGGCCGCTGCGGCAGAAGCCGCGCGCCAGGCTGCCGAGCAAGCGCGAATCGCCGCCGAGCAGCAACGCCAGAGAGACATCGCCGAAGCTGCACGTCGTCAGCGGGAACAAGCAGAAATTCGCGCGCGGGAGCAGGCTCGGCTGGCTGCACTCGCTGAGCAACAGCGCGTGGCAGCCGAGCAAGCGCGCATAGCCGCTGAACAGAAACGCCTGAGAGACCTCGTCGAAGCTGCACGCCTTGAGCAGGAACAGACAGAAATCCGTGCACGTGAGCAGGTACGGCTGGCTGCACTGGCGGAGCAACGGCGCCTGGCTGCCGAGCAGGCGCGTGCCGCTGCCGAAACGGCACGAATCAATGCCGAAGCTGAAGCTCAGGAAAAAGTACGAACAGCTGCCTTGAAAGCAGCGCAGGCAGAAGCCGAGGCCCGGGCTGCAGCTGCAGAACAGAGTCGTCTTCAGGCTGAAATGGAACAGCGCATCGACGCGACTCAACAGCAAAGCCTTCATCCCGCCGAAATGCAACAGGTGTACCCGGCATCAGGACCAGTGGCTTCCACCGCTCCGGCGTTCTCCTTCGCCTCAACCGCCATTCGCCTCAGTCCAGCAACGTCCTCCGCCATTCTCACCGCAATGCGCACGGCGTTAATGACTGTCACCGCGACGGGAGCCGCACTGTTCGGCAGTCCGGTGCTGATTGGCTTCGCGGCCGTGCTGATGCCATCACGCCTGGGCAATGGCGAGCGGTTTGCCGTGAGCGTGCCATTTTCCGAACTGTCATCGGAGTCTGCGCAAACACTGCGCGAAATAGCCGATCGCCAAGGCGCACTGGAGATGGCCGTGGGCCTGGGCGTAAGGCCAAGCGGTATTGGCGCGGAAGTATTCGTGGCCTCGACCGACAACTTTCATATTCGCTCAAGTGTGCTGGTCCTGAACGCGGCTTACGACTTGCTCAACGACGTGTATGAACTCGCGCTGCCGCATTCGCCGACGGACTTTCTGACCTGGACACCGGCCACCTCGCCGGGGGACAGCTCGACCGAGTCACCCATGGTCGACACCGACTCTCCTGCCTATTCAGGTGCTCCGATTGTCCCACTTGAAGGCCGGCTGGATCTGAATCCGATTCTGGTTGAAGGCTGGGAAAGATTCATCATCGTGTTTCCCGATGACTCGGGGATTGCGCCGTTGTATGTGGTGTTCAGCGACCCTTACGAAGGAGCAACGGTTAAAGGCAAATACAGCGGGCGCGGCTTCAATCCCGAGCAAGCTGGAGGGCCGATCCTCGATTTGGATTGGCATACGGCGACGATCACTCGATCCGGCATCGACGCTGTGAAATTACATATCGCCAGGCTTGACCAATCAGATGCCAACGAAATCATGATTCAACGTCTGGAAAGAATTTTGAGCGGAGACCGGGAACTCACCGATACGGATTTACGCTATTACACTCATGAGATTCGCGAGTTGGAAAGATTT
- a CDS encoding DUF1302 domain-containing protein, whose translation MTKTTMRAIFTPQALAAAVTLGCCSQAHAVAFNIGEIEGTFDSSLSIGSSWGMRDADKSLVGTVNGGTGQSSTGDDGRLNFKKGETFSKIFKGIHDLELKYGDTGVFIRGKYWYDFELKDEDREFKQISDSGRKEGAKSSGAQILDAFVYHNYTIADLPGTVRAGKQVVSWGESTFIGNSINSINPIDVSAFRRPGAEIKEGLIPVNMLFGSQSLTDKLSIEGFYQLEWDQTVLDNCGTFFGVDVAADGCNNGYTVGNPAIAPLVPLTTAFGQGIQVTREGVVIPRGGDRDARDSGQWGTALRWLGEDTEYGLYFMNYHSRTPNVGTTTAGLSTLAALPGMVGIANGLAPGSGAGLAQSVMLGRGSYYLDYPEDIRLYGASFSTTLPTGTAWTGEISYRPNAPVQVNTNDLTLALLNPIAGGTASPLATAPGADNKGYRRKEVTQVQSTLTHFFDQVLGAERLTVVGEAAVVHVGGLESRSNLRYGRDSVYGQYGFGGDTDGFVTSTSWGYRARAILDYANVIGGINLKPNLSWSHDVAGYGPNGLFNEGAKAISAGIDADYRNTYTASLSYTDFFGGDYNVLEDRDFVALSFGVNF comes from the coding sequence ATGACAAAAACAACAATGCGCGCCATCTTCACACCGCAGGCGCTGGCAGCCGCGGTGACGCTGGGCTGCTGCTCCCAGGCGCACGCGGTTGCATTCAATATCGGCGAAATCGAGGGGACGTTCGACTCGTCGCTGTCGATCGGGTCCAGTTGGGGCATGCGCGATGCCGACAAGTCGCTGGTCGGCACGGTCAACGGTGGCACCGGGCAATCCTCGACCGGTGATGACGGACGCTTGAACTTCAAGAAGGGCGAAACCTTCTCGAAGATCTTCAAGGGCATTCACGACCTTGAATTGAAGTACGGCGATACCGGCGTATTCATACGTGGCAAGTACTGGTACGACTTCGAACTCAAGGACGAAGATCGCGAGTTCAAACAGATCAGCGACAGCGGCCGCAAGGAGGGCGCCAAGTCCTCTGGCGCGCAGATTCTCGATGCCTTCGTTTACCACAACTACACCATCGCGGATTTGCCAGGCACGGTGCGTGCCGGCAAGCAGGTGGTGAGTTGGGGCGAAAGTACCTTCATCGGCAACTCCATCAATAGCATTAACCCGATCGACGTTTCCGCATTCCGTCGCCCGGGTGCCGAGATCAAGGAAGGTCTGATCCCGGTAAACATGCTGTTTGGTTCACAGAGCCTCACCGACAAACTGTCCATCGAAGGTTTCTACCAACTGGAGTGGGACCAGACGGTCCTCGACAACTGCGGCACCTTCTTCGGCGTTGACGTGGCGGCGGACGGCTGCAACAACGGCTATACCGTCGGCAATCCGGCCATTGCCCCGCTGGTGCCGTTGACCACCGCGTTCGGCCAAGGCATTCAGGTCACCCGTGAGGGCGTGGTGATTCCCCGTGGCGGCGATCGTGACGCGCGTGATTCCGGGCAGTGGGGCACGGCGCTGCGCTGGCTTGGCGAAGACACCGAGTACGGCCTCTATTTCATGAACTACCACAGCCGCACACCAAACGTGGGCACCACCACCGCGGGCCTTTCGACCCTGGCGGCGCTGCCGGGCATGGTCGGCATTGCCAACGGTCTGGCGCCGGGCAGCGGTGCCGGTCTGGCGCAGAGTGTGATGCTCGGGCGCGGCAGCTACTACCTCGACTATCCGGAAGACATTCGCCTGTATGGCGCCAGTTTCTCCACCACGCTGCCGACCGGCACCGCGTGGACCGGCGAGATCAGCTACCGCCCCAACGCACCGGTGCAGGTCAACACCAACGACCTGACCCTGGCGCTGCTCAATCCGATTGCCGGCGGCACGGCGTCGCCACTGGCCACCGCGCCAGGTGCTGACAACAAGGGCTATCGCCGCAAAGAAGTGACGCAAGTGCAGAGTACCCTGACGCACTTCTTCGATCAGGTCCTGGGCGCCGAGCGCCTGACCGTGGTCGGCGAAGCGGCGGTGGTGCATGTCGGTGGCCTGGAGTCGCGCAGCAATCTGCGTTACGGCCGCGACTCGGTGTACGGCCAGTACGGGTTCGGCGGCGACACTGACGGTTTCGTGACCTCGACGTCGTGGGGCTACCGCGCCCGCGCCATCCTCGATTACGCCAACGTGATTGGCGGGATCAACCTCAAACCCAACCTGTCCTGGTCGCACGATGTCGCCGGCTATGGCCCCAACGGCCTGTTCAACGAAGGCGCGAAAGCGATCAGCGCCGGGATCGATGCCGACTACCGCAACACCTACACCGCGAGCCTCAGTTACACCGATTTCTTCGGCGGCGATTACAACGTCCTTGAAGACCGTGACTTCGTGGCCCTGAGCTTCGGCGTGAACTTCTGA